From Bombus huntii isolate Logan2020A chromosome 4, iyBomHunt1.1, whole genome shotgun sequence, one genomic window encodes:
- the LOC126865208 gene encoding uncharacterized protein LOC126865208 — MSRPILSRPRTRVYGCNYDKGESYYKPMVDHLDRKYSSRPLFSEPRTSLADEIAARRGDIGTHDLSGPRNTSFGRDLDLELDPSIRASQLPLPSLTTDNLFPEDEDIVYDSRGQRSRRRFAENFANDVVATTQHLKAKLATFGLEDEVDAVLRKPRRLRQGQDQVDNILSSRKNLQDIKSISEEAETTFKRRSKLFDETDRLEESKPMLTKWSKLINEDESSVSANAAATRAMQTKARLNDLESEMEELAERQAKRERRAAALRALINENMSDTENFQEQSVHSKKVSIREHSEKHVL; from the exons ATGTCAAGGCCAATCCTTAGCAGGCCGCGTACACGCGTATATGGATGCAACTATGACAAAGGAGAATCATATTATAAGCCAATGGTCGACCACTTGGATCGAAAATACAGTTCTCGACCGCTTTTCTCTGAACCAAGAACTTCATTGGCTGACGAGATCGCAGCCCGCCGAGGCGACATCG GCACGCATGACCTCTCTGGTCCTCGCAACACTTCCTTTGGGCGTGACCTTGACCTTGAATTAGACCCTTCCATTCGCGCTTCCCAATTGCCACTACCTTCCTTGACTACCGACAACTTGTTCCCCGAAGACGAGGATATTGTCTACGACAGCCGTGGCCAGCGCAGTCGACGTCGATTCGCTGAAAATTTTGCCAACGATGTCGTAGCGACGACGCAACATCTGAAAGCGAAACTGGCCACGTTCGGGTTAGAGGATGAGGTCGATGCTGTATTAAGAAAACCACGACGCCTACGTCAAGGACAGGATCAAGTTGATAATATTCTCAGTTCAAGGAAAAATCTGCAAGACATAAAATCAATTAGCGAAGAGGCAGAAACTACGTTTAAAAGACGTTCGAAGCTGTTTGACGAAACCGATCGATTAGAAGAGAGTAAACCAATGCTTACGAAATGGtcgaaattaattaacgaggACGAAAGTTCAGTGTCCGCTAATGCTGCTGCGACAAGGGCTATGCAAACCAAAGCTCGTTTGAACGACCTTGAGTCTGAAATGGAAGAGCTTGCAGAGAGACAGGCAAAAAGAGAACGCAGGGCAGCTGCCCTCAGGGCATTGATCAACGAAAATATGTCCGATACGGAAAATTTCCAAGAACAATCTGTTCATAGCAAGAAGGTTTCCATCCGTGAACACTCTGAGAAACACGTCCTCTGA